ACCATTTATAGGCTTTCTAGATTGTGAAAGCGCCGCGATCCTAATGAACGAGCTGATAATTACAGCCATTAGCGTTTCAGCGCGGCGGTTGCACACCCACTCTCACTGACCCTCTTAAATGCGAAACTTTCAGTCCCCAGCCGGAGCTCACCGCATGCCTGGGACTCAGACCCTCCCCATCCCCGAGTGAGACTGCTGGGCTCCGCCGGACAACCCAGGCGGTGCTCCTGCCCACCTCCCCAACAACGGGACCTAACGGGCTGCGGGAGCCGACAAAGGGTCATCCCGGGCTGCGCGCAGCTCGCCGCCTGGGTTAACGGCCCGCCCCCAGTCCGGCTGCGCTGTAAGGAAGGGGGGCTCCGCGCCCGGCACCTCCCAGGGGCGGTACAACAGAGTCGGTGTGGGCTCTGCAAAGTGGGATTTACAACGGAAATAGTAAAAACAGCCATCCCTGACCGTCCTTCCTGCCTGGTGTGTGTCCAGGTATGCTCCTGGCACCAGACTGAAGGGGTGATGCATCTGACGGTGACAGACACCGCCACCCCTAATGCAATGTGTGTGCATGACCGTGTGCTCGCATGTGTGCGTGCCCGACGCGGGGCGCTGCCCTTACCTGCTTGCTGTACTTGCTGCTGGCCTGGCAGCTGTACTCGGAGCAGTGGTCCGAGCCAATGGAAATGTTGTCACCAGCGCCCACGAAGGTGTTGGCAGGGGGCAGGTCCTGCACGGCCTGGTGCTTTTTGCCAGCAGTGGGGGACTGCGGATGCAGCTGCACGGTGGGCAGTGGTGAGCTCGACTTGTAATGCCGGGCTAGGTCAGGACTGCCCGGGCCACCATTGACTGAGCGGTAGCGGCCCATGCCAGGGCTGTCTGAGAGCTTCTCGTTCACGCTGTCATAGCGCTGCCCATTGGGCTTGGAGGCCTCGACAGTGACGATGCTGCTGTAGAGAGGCTGCTTGccctttttgcctttcttgtcCTTCTTGGGCTTCTTGGCCTTGTCGTGCTGCTGTGGGGTGAAGAAGTCCTCATGGTCCTTCTTGCCAGCCTCGTAGCCATGCTTGCCTTTGGAGCGGCAGTAGCGGGCCATCACCACCACCAGGATGAGGAGGATGACAGTCATGATGCCAGCCACCACACCGATGACAATGCTGAGGCGCTGTTTGCTCAGCTCGTAGCTGGGATCACCGGCAATGTCCTGGGCCAGAGGTGTGTGGAGGCTGCGTGCCACCTGGCCCTCCACTATGGTGGCATTGGACAAGCTCTCATTGACGAAGACATGGAGCAGGGCAGTTGTTGACTGGGGTGGCTGGCCACTGTCATTCACTTGCACAACAAGGCGGTGCAGGCCATAGTGCTTAGGGGCCAGCTTGCCCACCAGTGATACCACGCCACTGGCTGGATCAATCTCAAAGAGCTTGAAGGGGTTTCCTCCAACAATGCTGTAGTTGAGGTCAGCATTGAGGCCAGTGTCAGCATCAGTTGCAACCACCGTGGCCACTACAGTGCGCATGTTGCTGGAGGGCGGCAACACAGTGTAGGAGCTGTTGCTGGGGAAAGTAACAGTGGGCGCATTGTCATTCTCATCCATTACGAAGAGGGACACAGTAGCAGTGGCCGAACGTGACGGCTCACCCCCATCCACAGCCTTTACTTTGAAGGTGTAGCTGGTCTGCTGCTCCCGGTCAAATGAGACTGTGGAGTAGATGGTTCCTGTGTCATTTTCAATGGAGAAGATGCCAGTTGCCTGGTCATGATCACTGGGCTGTATGGAGAGGCTGAGCTCAGCATTGCGCCCCTTGTCAAAGTCCATCACAGTTACCATGCCCACGGGACTGTTGGGCTGCAGGTTCTCCTTCACGTAGAAAGTGAACACATCCTGCATGAAGCGCGGCTCATTGTCATTGCGATCTGCCACCCGCACCACCACCATGGTGGAGCCCTGCAGTGATGGCACCCCTTTGTCTCGGGCCGTCACTTGGAACTCATAGGTGTCACGCTGCTCACGGTCCAGCACCACTTGCACAGACACATCCCCAGAGTCGGGGTCAATGCTGAAGATGCCGCTTGGTGACTCTGAGGAGAGGGGTGAGGGCTCCAGGGAATAGGTAAGCTCGGCATTCTTGCCACTGTCCGCATCTGTGGCCACCACTGTGGCCACCCTCTCACCAGGCAGATTGTTCTCTGGGAAAGAAACCTCCAGTACAGCCTGGCCGAACACAGGAGGGTTGTCATTAGTGTCCGCGACCCGCACTAGCAAGGAGTTGTTACTGGACAAGCTGGGGCTGCCTGAGTCCACAGCTACGATCACCACATTGTAGTCACGTACAGCCTCATAGTCCAGAGGGGCTGAGGTGTGGAGGAAGTACTTGCGCTTGTTCTGCGGCTCCCCTTCACCTTCACTGGCTGGCTTGAGCTGGAAGGGCACATCCCCCACCACGGTGCAGGTCACCACACCATTTTCGCCTTGGTCCCGATCTGATACCTGCACCAGGGCAATGGGGGTATCCACCAGCACGTCCTCAGCCACGCTGGCCACTCCATCCCTCAGTGGGATGCGCCCAATCTTCCGGATATCAATGGTGGGCACATTGTCATTCTCATCACGGATGTTCAACACCACCGTGGCCTTGTCTGTCTTAGGGGGCTGCCCACGGTCCCGGGCCATCACGGTGAAGCGCAGCTGGTTAACCTCCTCACGGTCAATGCGGTGCAGGACGCTGAGCCACCCTGAGGTCTCATCCAGCCGCAGCAGCCGCCTGACCGACTCGGTGGCTGCCCCAAAGACGTACTCGATCTGCCCGTTCACCCCTACGTCCAGGTCGGTGGCTCGCAGCTGCAAGATAGGGGTCCCGGGGCTGCTGTTCTCCGCCAGGTCGGCCTCGTAGACGCTCTTCTCGAAGCGGGGGCTGTTGTCGTTCACGTCGGTGATCAGCACGCGCAGGATGGCCTGTGAGGAACGCGCGGGCTCGCCGCCGTCGCGCACGCGCAGGCTCAGTTCGTAGGAGTCCCGCTGCTCACGGTCTAGCGCCCCCTTGACGATCAGCTGCGGCTGCTTCTCCCCGTCCAGGGTGTCGGCCACCTGCAGCTCAAACACGCTGCTGCGGGCCTCCGCCTCCTGCCTCCGCTTGCTGCCGCCGGGGTAGAGGGCGCTCTCCGAGCCGGCCGCCGCAGCaccgcccccgccgccgccgccgccgccgccgccgccaccgcctccagcgccgccgccgccgccgcgccgtCCCCCGTCCCCTCCgggttcctgcagcagctcGTAGCGCTCGATGCCGTTGCGGCCGAAATCCCTGTCGGTGGCGGTGGGGAGCAGGTAGAGGGTCCCCACGGGCCGGTTCTCCTCCACGGTGAGCGTGAGGACGGGGGAAGGGAAGGTGGGGGTGTTGTCATTGATGTCCAGGATGATGACCCGGCCCTCGAAGAGGTCCACCCAGCTCTGCGAGGGGCCGATGACCGACACCTCGAAGTCCAAGAAGCACTCGTTCTCGTCGAAGATCATCTGGCACTGCGGCAACTTCTCGCGGTCGATGCGCCGCTCCGTGGTGCTCAGCTCCCCGGTCATGTTATCGATCTTGAGGTAGTCGGAGCCTGATTCCAGGCTGAATGTCACCTCTCCGGAGCCCGTCACGATGCCCAGGTCGGCGGCCACGTTACCGATGCGGATGTCGGCGGGTCCCTCCTCGGCCAGCCGGTacctcagcagctgcttggcCGCTGCCAGGCTGACCCGGAGCGGCGGAGGCAGGAGgagcaagaagcagcagcagcagcagtgcacaaAGCCGAGAAGAGTCcgcattttcctcatcttcttctctccgaccccccccccccccccctcctctcgCTCCCCGATAAACTCCCTTGATGAGCCAACAGAGCGGCCGAGCGAGCAATTATAGAATCCTTCTGCTCCCGGAAACTTAGCGCCTCATGGCTGGTGCAATCGGTGGGCAAAACCCCGCTGCTGCCTCCTCCGCTGCTCGCCCTGCCTCCCAGCTGCGATATACTTACAGTTCACGGGAcagtgtattttgctttttaaagattCATCTCGGCAGATAGGATGggattttcctcctcctcccccttctcctcctcctcctgatttTACTGTAATCACTTTGCAAGGTTTGCAATAAAAGCCGGAGCAGCACCGTGCGATCTGAAGCCCCCCAGGTCGTCTTCTTCGACACCGGAGTTAACTACAATTCAcactctctcttctctctctctctctctctctcgccCTCTCAGTCGTTCACGACAAACGCATTAGATTTATTCTCTCCCCTATCtgcacacacaggaaaaaaatgtgatttgctTTATTCAACGGGCTCATGTCCGGGAGAACTCCAGATCCTCTTAGCATGGGCAGctcttcaaaaatattaataataatttaaaaagataaggaaaaaaaaaatgaaaatcccaATAATGTCGGTAGCTGCACAATGGGTAGCAGAAGCACCCCGTGTATTACAGAGCAGTCCGTGGAATATCCCCTTTGGTTGGCAGAAAAGCACCTAAATCCATCTTCAGAGATCGCCTACAATGTTCAGCTCTTTCTCcggagaggatttttttttaccaactCTGCGCAAGGTCATTAGTCACAAAGCAACGagacagaaactgcagaagCCGTTTGCCCGGAATTTGCAAGGCTGTAGAtctgagcacacacacaccacagTCCCAAGTTTGTTTTCGCATCCGCggtttgtgtgtgtgccttACCTGCATTTGCACTGCATGTGTTATAGCAatctggagctgcagcactgagcgCGATTCACAAATGAGATTGCagtctctctctccctctctttcctctctctctctctcctcttccttcccgTCCCAATGCAGGTAACCAGATCTGAACTCGATCCTTTCAGTTCAAAGGTTAGCGACAAAACTATGTGTCCAAAGGCGATTATTGGTCTCTCGTTAACATACCCGGAGCGGAACGAGATGTAACTGGATCCCCCACGTGAATTAACACGGATTCTGAATTACATCCATATAAGCGGAATGGcaaaggggaggggaagagagcCGCGACGCGATTAAAAAACCACACGGAGTTCTATTTGCGAATAAAATGCAATCAGTCAGTTGTTTCCTGGGGTCTGCACCGCTACGGCGGGTGAAATCTGCGATTGTGTATTCCCTCCTGTGCCTTTCAGAGCAGTGTGGCTTGGGAGCTTTCACGGCAGAGCAGCTTGTGCTTTAAAATGCTGAATGGCAACTGAGGAGCTTCCCACtcggaaggaaaaaaaaaaaaaaaaaaaaaaaaaaaaaaagctgttaaacCGGCAAGTTTGCCCAAAGtggtgggagctgctggagtcTCTTTCGGCAGCTCTTCCCTGACGCTGCAGCACAGCCGCCTGCTCTACATGcacagagagagggagagagagagctagagaggagggaggaggaggagggaggaggaggacgagCCAAGCGCTGCGCTCCACAAGCCCAGCCTTACCCTCTGCCTGCCGCGGCTGTGCTGTTCTATGCTGCGCTGCGAGCGGGATAGCTCAGCTCTCAGagccagctttgctgctgctgccgccggCTCCAACCCGGCATCTGGAGCGATTCTATCCtactccctccctccccacctccGCTGTAGACTGTGAACCGAGCAACgattttttaagcaaatgttTACTCGCCTTTCTCttaggcagagctgctgcacgTTGGGGGCTCTGCGTTTTGCGGAATCGTGCTGGTAAGGAAACTCGTTTAGCACAGATTCCCACCTCCCCCTTTCGCGTCCGTGCTGCTGTGACATAGCTGCAGTCCCTGGAACTGCTCATAACCCCGGGGAGGAGGGAGCTGCCCCTGACCTCAGACTTTCGTCCTGTTTCCCATTGCTATTGAAGCCTTTCGGGTTTTGTGCTCGTGTACTTCCGATTGCCATGATCCGAATGTGTTCTTTCAGCGTGTTTGTGGGTTtccaagcattaaaaaaaaaaaaaaagaaaaaaaaaaagtcaggaatgGGGTTGAGAGGGTCAGGAGAACGAGCACATGTATAAGTCatcacagatttattttcaaacagagaATTTCTGCTTCGATGATTGCTAAAATGTAGCGTCACCTACCAGGGTGAGAGGGAAATAAACTTTAACGTGGAACCTCTCCACTCAACTTTGTTCATTCCTGCGTCTCCTGTTCGCTTCTCCTTTTGACTTTGTGCTATTTAATTGTCGATGGCATCTACGTGCCCCTGCCCCCGCGCCTCTGGTGAATCCAGCGGCTGTACTGTCCTCTCGGAACTCGGGGGGCAGAGGGGAGCAAGGGCGATGCGAGGCCTCCAGTGGGAAGCAGCCCAGTGTGTGAGCAGCGAGGACACGACTCCAGctgccccccccctcccccgcgTGCTCATGTGGGAAAACAAGTTACTGCGGGTTCTGTATGTGAGGACTTCTGGCATTACACGGTAATTCtgaataaaaggaaaggaaaaaaaaaaaaaaaacaaaaaaaacacatgagGGCGAGTATAGCGAATTGTCTTTCATTCACCGCGATGACATTTGAGAGAAAGTGGCCGGATATTGAGGTGGTTCAAAGCTCTGCTCGCAGTGTGCCTTTGTCATTCGGGGCGGTGAGTGAAcgtgggagggagggaaggttgCCACCTCTTTCCCCGGGGTGCCCCGAGGGGCAGAACCACGCTGTGTGGAGCGGGGGCGGGAGGAACCGCTCCGGAGGTCTGCGGGGTTTCTTCCCGGCCCGGCCACTCTCGCCAGGACGCACAAACCCACCCCCACAAATGCCAGAGATTCTCGGCTTTATATCTGCAGCATCAGCGAGAAAGCGCGGCTCGGCGCAGGCTCAGTGCTCATAGCCGCAGTCCCGGCCGGAGGAGGGGGACTCGGCAGCTCAGCATCTTCGCAGCGGGTTAAGTAGGATTAATACCAAATCCCTATTATATTTACCAAGCAACTTGAATTTATCAAAATTCCCCCTCGCTGTTCTGGAGCTCCGAGAGGAGGAAGTGTAAGATGCCGACATAGCAGCACGCAGGGAATGCCAGCGCACTGCATCACACTGCTCCCCGCACCAGCCACACTATCGCAACCCGAAGATCCCACTATTCCCATCCCTTTGTGCTTTATAATGCGATCGGGACACTGAATGGCTTCACCAGAGGAAGGGCGGGGTGGGAGAGCTAGTAATCTCCCCGCCATAAACTTTAATCGGATTCGGGGCTGTTGCACTGCGCGGACTCCTCTTGGCCGCGGCTTCTTCCCCGTTGTCCCCCATATCTACTACCGCGGTTTGCTTGGCGAGTGCGTTTTCCAAACGAATGAGTGATCTCTTTCTCTTGCCATGTGTAGtgtccccctccccatcccccacTCCCCTCTTGCCCCCCGCCCCGTTCCTGGCCTCCGTACACACACTGCGCCTTTCACACTCGGGCTGCCCCGgcccccctccccttctctctcctttgcaGTGTCTTCACATGCAATCTCTTTCTGAATGTGCAATGTCTTTTCTGCTCGGGAGTGCTTCGTCCTTCACAGTGGATTGGTTCCTCTTTCGGAGCAGAGGTaacggccccccccccccccccccccttctccatcattcccccttcctccccctcctccttttcttcccccagGGCAGGCAAACGGCGTGGGAAATGGGCCCGACGTGCGCTGCATGGTGGATGGCAGCGCCGCTCTCGCTCCACGTGTCCCGGCTGCCGGGAGGGGGCCGGGGGGGCCTGGGCCCCCCCTCCTCATCCCGCTATTTCGTTTCGTgctggggagatgggggggaagggaagcCCAGCCACCCCCCGGCGCCGCAGAGCGCCAGTCCCAGCGGCTGCGGGAGGGGGGAGGActcccccaccccagtcccccGGGCAAAGCTGTTGCGCAgcgcagccccccccccccccgcccacCCGATGCACACAGACGCCCACACGCGCTCAGACGTTTGTCCTCCTGATCTGGTGAGATCAAGTAGGAAGCGGGATCGCCAGCGTAATCggctgtaataaataaaatagccCGAGATACCGGAGATATACAGAGGGGAAATAAGAGCTTGTGTCCTTAAAGGGAACATCTGATAAGGCCACGGAGGTGGCATCGTGCGTGTGGGAAGGAATCCGTCTTGCTGACATTCGCAGCCTGCTGTACGTGGGGGAATCCTAAAGCAGGCTGGGAGCTTCCCCGCTCCTCTGCACCCCCAACGCTGCTTTCGGAAGCTCTGCAGAGGGGCTTTCCTATTGTGGCAGTGATTGGAAAGACGGGCTCACGGCTGAGATATGCAGATGCCATTAGCGTTTGTTCAGCTGTGTTCCGGCCATCCCTGCTTCCTCCGCCCCCAGCCTGGGACGGTTCGGTTCTGCAGGTGGGGAATGTCGGTGCATCCGACCAGAGCTTTACCTCTTTGCTCTGCAGTGGGAGCCAACCTCAAGAGACGGGTTATTTAATCATCTATATAGCTTTGTGCATTAATCAATGCATATTATTATTAGTTTGTGCACACACAAGCACACGCATcaaagaaggggggaaaaaaacaggtgAGCTAGGAACTAACATAATTCATAATAATACGAGGAAAAGGTTAAATACAGTAAACATGACAGCAAATTCGAACGCGGGGGAAAAACAACGACAAAAACCCCGCAGAAAGCAGTTTAAACCGTTTGACTGAAGGGAGAAACTAACTCAAGAACTCCACCAAGGGACAAACAGAGGAAATGACACCGCAACAGCGCCAAGCCCGCGTTGACCTTTCATCTCTCTAAAGTGTTCCGCTGCTCTGgtgcagttctgctgtgatCCCTTcaccttcctcccctccctccgaGCTCCCGAGTTGGCCGCAGTGTTTGCGCGCGGAGGTCGTAGAATTACAAGGAGGGCTGACACTTGCCCAGTGCCTTccacagctttgcagaaatgCTCACTGTGTAGCAGCGTGAAGTGGACAGAAGTGATTAAATtattcattgcagcctttctgaTGGACATTAAAACTTAAGAGTTTAAGTAGGGAAACCGAAGATTTACTTTTAAGCTGTTAATAACTGCATGTGTGCTGGTTGAACTGAATGCTGGCTAAATGTGGAACTGGTTATGTTGTTTAAATCCTCTCTCTTTTACTCACTGTAAGCAGTTTGAACTGGATAACACACCACAGTTACTGTCAGAGCAAACAGTGTTTAAATCTTACATAATTATAAGTGCTTGTTCTTAAAGCAGTATTTGAAGTCTGTTCAAAATAAAAGGTTGTTTTCTTGCATCAACATCATTCCACCAACCTGAGTTCTTACATTTACAAAGAATTCTTCCAAGTAACATTAAGTAAAAGTGGTAGtcacttgatttttaaaatttatttctttctttcagtgtatATTGTCTCTACAAATTGCAATGATTGAGCTTGAGGCCttgaggcttttctttttttttttcttttttgtttgtttaaaaaagtcATAATTCCATAGGATCAGCTCtgaaaggtcttttccaagcagTGTTTTTGGCAGTggttcaggtttttttgtttgtttgtttgcttgtttgctttttcaggtGCTAAAATATCCAAGCATTCAAAATCATGCAGAAATGTTCCCAGCTGTCTTAGTTGGGACAGAATGTAGTGCttgaaatcagaaggaaaattaattgaaaagtttttaaataGAATACAAATTTTCATGAGGGAAGGCAGATATGGGGTATTCTTACACTTTATTGAGAACTACTGGATTTTCTGGATTTGTGGGAATACAAATAAGTGCTGTACACTGCTCCATTAGTTTAtagaattaatttgttttttttttttttttttttaaatttaaactactgttccatttctttaaatgaaaaacaaaacaaaacaaaacaaaaaaaaaaaaaaactatagggaaaaaaaaaaaaaagtagtatgCATGAATTCATAGCAAAAACAGGGATATTATGAATCATTAGTATCTAATACTAAGGAGAAACAATGAGATATCCAGTGGAAATAATTAAGGCTGGAtctaatttaaatgaaatgtatgGAAACCAAGTAGCAcgacaaagaaagaaaaatgtgttaattGTCACTGGAAATGTTAAATGTGTACAGTTTTTACACATACTGGATTCACCAGCACAGAACACCACTgttaattttagaaataatgtAGGACTTTTTTTCTACAATGTCTTATATTTTAAagtgtatatttttatataaatttagTATCAACAGTGAGCACATTTAAGGTATCAAAGCACTGTGTAAAGTATCTCTGTGAGATGGAAGGAACTGCAGTGACCTGCTCAGTCACCCAGTAAGCCACTAACAAATGGCTCTTTCCAGGTTCCTCAGACCACAGCTTTGCAATTCTGTAGTTTTTGAATGTATCCTGGATTTGGCTCAGTGTTCATCTTTTAATACATGGCAGTtgtttcctctttattttaTGGACTGCTGGAAAGTCAAGGCAGCTCATTCTAAAGAgagtttaaaacaaatttgtGTACCAGAGAATGACAGATACAAAGGAAAGTCTTGTATCAAGCAACATGTTGAGTACCAGTAAAACAGTCATATTGAAATAAAGTTATCCTCAAGTTCCTATTCTGTCTTACTTCTGTCAGCTAATCCTTATACACAGTATGCACTGtatgtaggcttttttttttttttttttaagtgattttgCTTCTACATACTGATGAAATTTTCTcaacttaatttcatttttcacttctatGCTCTacgtatatttatttatttattatccaGTGTCATCTTTCTGTTGGGTGGAAACAGAAATATCTGAGCAaaatggcagctctgcagagctcagagaaagaaattcatACATTAAAATTCAAGTGCTGTGATGGATAACTGAATTCTGCACAGGTGTATCCTCTTCTGTAAGTTAACCACAATATACGTTGTTGGCTATAcccaaaatgttatttttaagtttaGACATATATTCGCTTACTTATTTCTGAACTttgatgtttctgtttattaacagcatgtaatttttttccctgatacCTTTGACCCTAGTACTTTTTGACCCCAATAGAGCTGTGACTATTCACCAAAATGTGTATGGGGTGCTCACTTGCTCCCATCTACTTTTAATGCTGAGCAGGAGGAAGCAACGGTGTGAAAAGTCAGAGGCTCCTGCAGCATTTCATGAACATTCCTCTGTATTGCACAGCTTCATTGAAGAGCTTTCACGCTTGGACAAAATAGGAATTTGAGTCTAGGGAAGGTGCTGCATAAATGTAGCCTGTCTTTGTTCTCCTGTTGCCACTTCTGCACTTTTTGTCAGGTACAGAAAGCCATACATTTATGCCTGCTTCAACTattttgaaaagttttgttttggtttttttttttttgttttgttttgtttttttttttttgtttttttgagatCATCATTCACATAATTACAATTCTAGCTTCCTTTATAAGAGTAATAAGTGCTGTACAGAGTGGGGTTTTTTGACCTGCAATATATCTACAGGAAGAGAGGTACTGATAAGTTTctacatttttcatcttctgataGAAGCCTGACATATCTTCCAGCTCATTCATTCTGTGAGATGATTAAAAAGTTGCTCAACAAACTAAGCCTCATCCAGGGCTCAGCAGGAAATAACTGCAATCTAAGCATATTAAAGAACAGACAGGGCAACCAAAGCATAcctctttctttgcctttcaagatcatgggaaaaagagaaaagcagtgtaaTATTCTGATAAAACTGGAAGCTAGCAGCAGCTGGTTGATAGGTAAGGATATAGAATCTAATCCAAAGCACACAGAAGTCAATGGAAATACTCTGACTAAATAAGCTTTGCATTAGGCACCTAGGGAGTGAATGATGTTTAAAGTGTTCGTGCAGATTTTAGTCAGatgagggaagaagaaagtgatGCACATTCCaatcaaaataaatgctatt
The Lagopus muta isolate bLagMut1 chromosome 4, bLagMut1 primary, whole genome shotgun sequence genome window above contains:
- the PCDH7 gene encoding protocadherin-7 isoform X5, whose product is MRKMRTLLGFVHCCCCCFLLLLPPPLRVSLAAAKQLLRYRLAEEGPADIRIGNVAADLGIVTGSGEVTFSLESGSDYLKIDNMTGELSTTERRIDREKLPQCQMIFDENECFLDFEVSVIGPSQSWVDLFEGRVIILDINDNTPTFPSPVLTLTVEENRPVGTLYLLPTATDRDFGRNGIERYELLQEPGGDGGRRGGGGGAGGGGGGGGGGGGGGGAAAAGSESALYPGGSKRRQEAEARSSVFELQVADTLDGEKQPQLIVKGALDREQRDSYELSLRVRDGGEPARSSQAILRVLITDVNDNSPRFEKSVYEADLAENSSPGTPILQLRATDLDVGVNGQIEYVFGAATESVRRLLRLDETSGWLSVLHRIDREEVNQLRFTVMARDRGQPPKTDKATVVLNIRDENDNVPTIDIRKIGRIPLRDGVASVAEDVLVDTPIALVQVSDRDQGENGVVTCTVVGDVPFQLKPASEGEGEPQNKRKYFLHTSAPLDYEAVRDYNVVIVAVDSGSPSLSSNNSLLVRVADTNDNPPVFGQAVLEVSFPENNLPGERVATVVATDADSGKNAELTYSLEPSPLSSESPSGIFSIDPDSGDVSVQVVLDREQRDTYEFQVTARDKGVPSLQGSTMVVVRVADRNDNEPRFMQDVFTFYVKENLQPNSPVGMVTVMDFDKGRNAELSLSIQPSDHDQATGIFSIENDTGTIYSTVSFDREQQTSYTFKVKAVDGGEPSRSATATVSLFVMDENDNAPTVTFPSNSSYTVLPPSSNMRTVVATVVATDADTGLNADLNYSIVGGNPFKLFEIDPASGVVSLVGKLAPKHYGLHRLVVQVNDSGQPPQSTTALLHVFVNESLSNATIVEGQVARSLHTPLAQDIAGDPSYELSKQRLSIVIGVVAGIMTVILLILVVVMARYCRSKGKHGYEAGKKDHEDFFTPQQHDKAKKPKKDKKGKKGKQPLYSSIVTVEASKPNGQRYDSVNEKLSDSPGMGRYRSVNGGPGSPDLARHYKSSSPLPTVQLHPQSPTAGKKHQAVQDLPPANTFVGAGDNISIGSDHCSEYSCQASSKYSKQIQGLCQM
- the PCDH7 gene encoding protocadherin-7 isoform X4; the protein is MRKMRTLLGFVHCCCCCFLLLLPPPLRVSLAAAKQLLRYRLAEEGPADIRIGNVAADLGIVTGSGEVTFSLESGSDYLKIDNMTGELSTTERRIDREKLPQCQMIFDENECFLDFEVSVIGPSQSWVDLFEGRVIILDINDNTPTFPSPVLTLTVEENRPVGTLYLLPTATDRDFGRNGIERYELLQEPGGDGGRRGGGGGAGGGGGGGGGGGGGGGAAAAGSESALYPGGSKRRQEAEARSSVFELQVADTLDGEKQPQLIVKGALDREQRDSYELSLRVRDGGEPARSSQAILRVLITDVNDNSPRFEKSVYEADLAENSSPGTPILQLRATDLDVGVNGQIEYVFGAATESVRRLLRLDETSGWLSVLHRIDREEVNQLRFTVMARDRGQPPKTDKATVVLNIRDENDNVPTIDIRKIGRIPLRDGVASVAEDVLVDTPIALVQVSDRDQGENGVVTCTVVGDVPFQLKPASEGEGEPQNKRKYFLHTSAPLDYEAVRDYNVVIVAVDSGSPSLSSNNSLLVRVADTNDNPPVFGQAVLEVSFPENNLPGERVATVVATDADSGKNAELTYSLEPSPLSSESPSGIFSIDPDSGDVSVQVVLDREQRDTYEFQVTARDKGVPSLQGSTMVVVRVADRNDNEPRFMQDVFTFYVKENLQPNSPVGMVTVMDFDKGRNAELSLSIQPSDHDQATGIFSIENDTGTIYSTVSFDREQQTSYTFKVKAVDGGEPSRSATATVSLFVMDENDNAPTVTFPSNSSYTVLPPSSNMRTVVATVVATDADTGLNADLNYSIVGGNPFKLFEIDPASGVVSLVGKLAPKHYGLHRLVVQVNDSGQPPQSTTALLHVFVNESLSNATIVEGQVARSLHTPLAQDIAGDPSYELSKQRLSIVIGVVAGIMTVILLILVVVMARYCRSKGKHGYEAGKKDHEDFFTPQQHDKAKKPKKDKKGKKGKQPLYSSIVTVEASKPNGQRYDSVNEKLSDSPGMGRYRSVNGGPGSPDLARHYKSSSPLPTVQLHPQSPTAGKKHQAVQDLPPANTFVGAGDNISIGSDHCSEYSCQASSKYSKQSAEQLQEGERLVVKLLMSETSSSS
- the PCDH7 gene encoding protocadherin-7 isoform X6, with the protein product MRKMRTLLGFVHCCCCCFLLLLPPPLRVSLAAAKQLLRYRLAEEGPADIRIGNVAADLGIVTGSGEVTFSLESGSDYLKIDNMTGELSTTERRIDREKLPQCQMIFDENECFLDFEVSVIGPSQSWVDLFEGRVIILDINDNTPTFPSPVLTLTVEENRPVGTLYLLPTATDRDFGRNGIERYELLQEPGGDGGRRGGGGGAGGGGGGGGGGGGGGGAAAAGSESALYPGGSKRRQEAEARSSVFELQVADTLDGEKQPQLIVKGALDREQRDSYELSLRVRDGGEPARSSQAILRVLITDVNDNSPRFEKSVYEADLAENSSPGTPILQLRATDLDVGVNGQIEYVFGAATESVRRLLRLDETSGWLSVLHRIDREEVNQLRFTVMARDRGQPPKTDKATVVLNIRDENDNVPTIDIRKIGRIPLRDGVASVAEDVLVDTPIALVQVSDRDQGENGVVTCTVVGDVPFQLKPASEGEGEPQNKRKYFLHTSAPLDYEAVRDYNVVIVAVDSGSPSLSSNNSLLVRVADTNDNPPVFGQAVLEVSFPENNLPGERVATVVATDADSGKNAELTYSLEPSPLSSESPSGIFSIDPDSGDVSVQVVLDREQRDTYEFQVTARDKGVPSLQGSTMVVVRVADRNDNEPRFMQDVFTFYVKENLQPNSPVGMVTVMDFDKGRNAELSLSIQPSDHDQATGIFSIENDTGTIYSTVSFDREQQTSYTFKVKAVDGGEPSRSATATVSLFVMDENDNAPTVTFPSNSSYTVLPPSSNMRTVVATVVATDADTGLNADLNYSIVGGNPFKLFEIDPASGVVSLVGKLAPKHYGLHRLVVQVNDSGQPPQSTTALLHVFVNESLSNATIVEGQVARSLHTPLAQDIAGDPSYELSKQRLSIVIGVVAGIMTVILLILVVVMARYCRSKGKHGYEAGKKDHEDFFTPQQHDKAKKPKKDKKGKKGKQPLYSSIVTVEASKPNGQRYDSVNEKLSDSPGMGRYRSVNGGPGSPDLARHYKSSSPLPTVQLHPQSPTAGKKHQAVQDLPPANTFVGAGDNISIGSDHCSEYSCQASSKYSKQM